The Erythrobacter aurantius genome includes a window with the following:
- a CDS encoding S4 domain-containing protein → MSADALETIRLDRLLVYLRFARTRSVARAMIESHCLRRNAKRVMRTSENVAVGDVLTLMVGNDVRVVEVLSIPERRASPALAKSHYRELDPRG, encoded by the coding sequence ATGAGCGCGGACGCGCTGGAAACGATCCGGCTCGACAGGCTGCTTGTCTATCTGCGCTTCGCCCGGACGCGGTCGGTTGCAAGGGCAATGATCGAATCGCATTGTCTGCGGCGCAACGCCAAGCGGGTGATGCGGACCAGCGAGAATGTTGCAGTCGGCGATGTGCTGACCCTCATGGTCGGCAACGATGTGCGCGTGGTGGAGGTGCTGTCGATCCCGGAGCGGCGGGCATCGCCCGCGTTGGCCAAGTCTCATTATCGTGAGCTTGACCCCCGGGGATAA
- the fdxA gene encoding ferredoxin FdxA, giving the protein MTYVVTDDCIKCKYTDCVEVCPVDCFYEGENMLVINPSECIDCGVCEPECPAEAILPDTEDGLEKWLELNTKYSAEWPNITSQKEPPADADEHKGEKGKFEKYFSPEPGEGD; this is encoded by the coding sequence ATGACTTACGTCGTCACTGATGACTGCATCAAATGCAAATACACCGATTGTGTCGAGGTGTGCCCGGTCGATTGTTTCTACGAAGGCGAGAACATGCTGGTGATCAATCCCAGCGAATGCATTGATTGCGGCGTCTGCGAACCCGAATGCCCGGCAGAAGCCATCCTGCCCGATACCGAAGACGGTCTGGAAAAATGGCTTGAGCTGAACACGAAGTATTCGGCGGAATGGCCCAACATCACCAGCCAGAAGGAACCGCCCGCTGATGCCGATGAGCACAAGGGCGAAAAGGGCAAGTTCGAGAAATACTTCAGCCCTGAGCCGGGCGAAGGCGACTAA